The proteins below come from a single Halostagnicola larsenii XH-48 genomic window:
- a CDS encoding UvrD-helicase domain-containing protein, translated as MSTTETKVTRLFGGPGSGKTTALLDHVEEILEEDDVTFRDILVVSYTRAAAQEVRERLADRLDESPRALQGNVCTMHAKAYDLLDLSRGDVIGESDKEEFCEDYGIEFEDEYSGAGRRTARSTTIGNKIIATSQWLQRTRREVADWYDVPFQWDVEEVRLPPEIDPNAQEGNKYTPTWPSDDDRIDVPEVIRAWRNYKGSEEKIGFADMLERVRQRSLVPNVDYLVIDEFQDITTLQYDVYQEWKPHVDQVLIAGDDDQVVYSWQGADPALLLEEEVDEDIILPNSYRLPSNVLNAVNQEIRHIEKRQDKDLKPRKEGGAVEAQRNASMLDVVRLVRQTLVEGEGTIMILFRARYQMFQFIDEFITEGVPFTSLTDQRMWTDRLTQYVRAVEAIDSGEDVTGLQARRLADMLQDSAFGTNERDDLFDTIDERQEEAGIDDLEELMIPAEVIADHTPFMPGPESASDMLRKVTNFQKKSVKAYFAISSYQKMPTDRVRVGTIHSAKGREADHVIVGTDLTEKVVEQMVATIEDRSTADLENDSEGITDIPGCEEFTKTTSPVPVLTDNERRVFYVGMSRARERLVLLENLVDGAPTLPVDVLLNNRLTDTPLEELVEQAQDPDASEAEPEVEAEAP; from the coding sequence ATGAGTACCACGGAGACGAAGGTGACCCGGCTGTTCGGCGGCCCGGGAAGCGGGAAGACGACCGCCCTCCTCGACCACGTTGAAGAGATTCTCGAGGAAGACGACGTGACGTTCCGGGACATCCTCGTCGTTTCGTACACGCGAGCGGCCGCACAGGAGGTTCGTGAACGACTCGCCGACCGGCTCGACGAGAGTCCACGAGCCCTGCAGGGTAACGTCTGTACGATGCACGCCAAAGCCTACGATCTGTTGGATCTCTCTCGCGGCGACGTAATCGGCGAATCCGACAAGGAAGAATTCTGCGAGGACTACGGCATCGAGTTCGAAGACGAGTACAGCGGTGCCGGCAGACGGACCGCCCGCTCGACGACGATCGGGAACAAGATTATCGCGACCAGTCAGTGGCTTCAACGGACCCGCCGAGAGGTCGCAGACTGGTACGACGTCCCCTTCCAGTGGGACGTCGAAGAAGTCCGACTTCCCCCGGAGATCGACCCGAACGCCCAGGAAGGAAACAAGTACACGCCGACGTGGCCCTCCGACGACGACCGGATCGACGTTCCGGAGGTCATCCGAGCCTGGCGAAACTACAAGGGCTCCGAAGAGAAGATCGGCTTCGCCGATATGTTAGAGCGGGTCAGACAGCGCTCGCTCGTTCCCAACGTCGACTACCTGGTGATCGACGAGTTTCAGGACATCACCACGCTACAGTACGACGTTTATCAGGAGTGGAAACCCCACGTCGATCAGGTCCTGATCGCCGGCGACGACGACCAGGTCGTCTACTCTTGGCAGGGCGCGGACCCGGCCTTGCTGCTCGAGGAGGAAGTCGACGAGGACATCATCCTCCCGAACTCCTACCGGCTTCCGTCGAACGTTCTCAACGCGGTCAATCAGGAGATTAGACACATCGAGAAGCGCCAGGACAAAGACCTCAAACCGCGCAAGGAAGGCGGGGCCGTCGAAGCCCAGCGCAACGCCTCGATGCTCGACGTCGTCAGACTCGTCCGCCAGACGCTGGTCGAAGGGGAGGGAACGATCATGATCCTGTTCCGTGCCCGGTACCAGATGTTCCAGTTCATCGACGAGTTCATCACCGAGGGCGTCCCGTTCACCTCGCTGACCGACCAGCGGATGTGGACCGATCGGCTCACCCAGTACGTGCGCGCAGTCGAGGCGATCGATAGCGGCGAGGACGTCACCGGACTACAGGCCCGTCGACTCGCCGATATGCTGCAGGATTCTGCGTTCGGAACCAACGAGCGCGACGACCTCTTCGATACGATCGACGAACGCCAGGAGGAAGCCGGCATCGACGACCTCGAGGAACTCATGATTCCGGCCGAGGTCATCGCCGACCACACGCCGTTTATGCCCGGCCCCGAATCCGCCTCGGACATGCTTCGGAAGGTGACGAACTTCCAGAAAAAGAGCGTCAAGGCCTACTTCGCGATCAGCAGCTACCAGAAGATGCCCACCGACCGCGTCCGCGTGGGAACGATCCACTCCGCGAAGGGGCGCGAAGCCGACCACGTCATCGTCGGAACGGACCTCACCGAGAAGGTCGTCGAACAGATGGTCGCGACCATCGAGGATCGATCGACGGCCGACCTCGAGAACGACTCCGAGGGAATCACCGACATCCCCGGCTGCGAGGAGTTTACCAAGACGACCTCCCCGGTCCCAGTCCTCACCGACAACGAACGTCGGGTCTTCTACGTCGGCATGTCCCGCGCTCGAGAACGGCTGGTCTTACTCGAGAACCTCGTCGACGGCGCGCCGACGCTTCCGGTCGACGTGTTGCTCAACAACCGCCTGACCGACACGCCCCTCGAGGAACTCGTCGAACAGGCCCAGGACCCGGACGCCAGCGAAGCCGAACCCGAGGTCGAAGCGGAAGCGCCGTGA
- a CDS encoding DUF7563 family protein, whose amino-acid sequence MPTCQNCGSFVTMQYARVFTPQGVDEPRVCPCCPDKVRDGAEIRTARSRRTA is encoded by the coding sequence ATGCCCACCTGCCAGAACTGCGGGTCGTTCGTCACGATGCAATACGCACGAGTGTTTACGCCTCAGGGAGTCGACGAACCGCGAGTCTGTCCCTGCTGTCCCGACAAGGTCCGCGACGGCGCAGAAATCAGAACCGCCCGCTCGAGACGAACTGCTTGA
- a CDS encoding M24 family metallopeptidase: MSERDPLTARVASELSSRDAAAFVHAGSTRDPAVRYCLQTIDSSDGTPTTSTFDTTHAVAFDGSRWHHVSRRGVAADWPRHPADELAARLADDGVSGTVLTPATIPHDGALYLERAGFSLASSDVLSRARRSKTDDERARIERAQQAGGTGKKRAAAMLAEATTGDNETLVLGGEKLTSERLRIAVDESIAAEGALPGGHTRVTATANDVPTTNSAPATSDGVLRAGEPIVVAAAPRGPEGYHGGLVRTFVVDGDGGDSRRAHVALTQAFRSVRSMLTDATHSITAVEADLEAEIRAYGFGDGDDIETRVTGVGLEPREAPAAADADVGPETVVRIEAAVRVGGERSVRLADLLAPGQPAQWLEAPSRSLDPAAYADTER, translated from the coding sequence GTGAGCGAGCGCGACCCGCTGACCGCGCGTGTCGCGTCGGAACTATCGTCGAGAGACGCCGCGGCGTTCGTCCACGCCGGCTCGACTCGCGACCCGGCGGTTCGCTACTGTCTCCAGACGATCGATTCGAGCGATGGCACCCCGACAACCAGTACGTTCGACACGACCCACGCCGTCGCTTTCGACGGCTCGAGGTGGCACCACGTCAGTCGTCGCGGCGTCGCCGCGGACTGGCCACGGCATCCGGCCGACGAACTCGCCGCCCGGCTGGCCGACGATGGCGTCTCCGGAACCGTTCTCACACCGGCGACGATCCCCCACGATGGCGCACTGTACCTCGAGCGGGCCGGATTCTCGCTCGCCTCGAGCGACGTACTGTCTCGCGCCCGTCGCTCGAAAACGGACGACGAGCGCGCCCGGATCGAACGGGCCCAACAGGCTGGCGGAACCGGAAAGAAACGTGCGGCGGCAATGCTTGCCGAGGCGACTACCGGCGACAACGAGACGCTCGTCCTCGGCGGAGAGAAACTGACGAGCGAGCGACTGCGGATTGCGGTCGACGAATCCATCGCGGCGGAAGGAGCGCTTCCCGGCGGGCACACCCGGGTGACAGCGACGGCGAACGACGTACCCACGACGAACAGCGCGCCCGCGACGAGCGACGGCGTACTCCGCGCCGGCGAACCGATCGTCGTCGCCGCGGCTCCGCGGGGTCCCGAGGGGTATCACGGCGGACTGGTCCGGACGTTCGTCGTCGACGGCGACGGCGGAGATTCCCGCCGAGCGCACGTTGCACTGACGCAGGCGTTTCGATCCGTTCGGTCGATGCTAACCGACGCGACGCACTCGATAACGGCCGTCGAAGCCGACCTCGAGGCCGAGATTCGCGCGTACGGGTTCGGCGACGGCGACGACATCGAGACGCGCGTCACGGGCGTCGGACTCGAGCCTCGAGAAGCGCCTGCGGCCGCCGATGCGGACGTTGGACCCGAAACCGTGGTCCGAATCGAAGCGGCGGTCCGCGTCGGCGGCGAACGGTCGGTTCGCCTCGCGGACCTTCTCGCACCTGGCCAGCCCGCACAGTGGCTCGAGGCTCCGTCTCGGTCGCTGGATCCTGCAGCGTACGCGGACACGGAGCGGTGA
- a CDS encoding HVO_0416 family zinc finger protein, which translates to MATSPSGADDVFDQFLADRGHDVTDAGWESTYNKKQCPECGGIHDTAATNCSVCGWTPHR; encoded by the coding sequence ATGGCAACCTCACCCAGTGGTGCCGACGACGTGTTCGATCAATTCCTTGCGGATCGCGGCCACGATGTCACCGACGCCGGCTGGGAAAGTACATATAACAAGAAACAGTGTCCAGAGTGTGGTGGCATACACGATACGGCGGCGACGAACTGTAGCGTCTGTGGCTGGACACCACACCGCTGA